Proteins from one Azospirillum ramasamyi genomic window:
- the hutU gene encoding urocanate hydratase → MSSRLDNQRVIRAPHGPELSCKSWLAEAPMRMLMNNLDPDVAERPQELVVYGGIGRAARDWESFDRIVSALKTLNDDETLLVQSGKPVGVFRTHADAPRVLIANSNLVPRWATWDHFNELDRKGLAMYGQMTAGSWIYIGSQGIVQGTYETFVEAGRQHYNGDLKGKWILTGGLGGMGGAQPLAATMAGACMLAVECRPSSIEMRIRTGYLDRHTADLDEALAWINEACAKGEAISVGLLGNAADVFPELARRAGTDIKSRPHIVTDQTSAHDPVNGYLPQGWTLEEWESARESQPAAVAAAARKSMRVQVEAMLAFHAMGIPTVDYGNNIRQMAKEEGLENAFDFPGFVPAYIRPLFCRGVGPFRWAALSGDPEDIRKTDAKVKELIPDDPHLHNWLDMAAKRIRFQGLPARICWVGLGQRHRLGLAFNEMVKSGELKAPIVIGRDHLDSGSVASPNRETEAMKDGSDAVSDWPLLNALLNTASGATWVSLHHGGGVGMGFSQHSGMVIVCDGSDAAAKRIERVLWNDPATGVMRHADAGYDIAIECAKEQGLNLPFLK, encoded by the coding sequence GCCCCGAACTGAGCTGCAAGAGCTGGCTCGCCGAGGCGCCGATGCGCATGCTGATGAACAACCTCGATCCCGACGTCGCCGAACGGCCGCAGGAGCTGGTCGTCTATGGCGGCATCGGCCGCGCCGCCCGCGACTGGGAGAGCTTCGACCGCATCGTCTCGGCGCTGAAGACGCTGAACGACGACGAGACCCTGCTGGTCCAGTCGGGCAAGCCGGTCGGCGTCTTCCGCACCCATGCCGATGCGCCGCGCGTGCTGATCGCCAACTCCAACCTCGTGCCGCGCTGGGCGACCTGGGATCACTTCAACGAGCTGGACCGCAAGGGTCTGGCGATGTACGGCCAGATGACCGCCGGATCGTGGATCTACATCGGCAGCCAGGGCATCGTGCAGGGCACCTACGAGACCTTCGTCGAGGCCGGGCGCCAGCATTACAACGGCGACCTGAAGGGCAAGTGGATCCTGACCGGCGGGCTGGGCGGCATGGGCGGGGCGCAGCCGCTGGCCGCCACCATGGCCGGCGCCTGCATGCTGGCGGTCGAATGCCGCCCCAGCAGCATCGAGATGCGCATCCGCACCGGCTATCTCGACCGCCACACCGCCGATCTGGACGAGGCGCTGGCCTGGATCAACGAGGCCTGCGCCAAGGGCGAGGCGATCTCCGTCGGCCTGCTCGGCAACGCCGCCGACGTCTTCCCCGAACTGGCGCGCCGCGCCGGCACCGACATCAAGTCCCGGCCGCACATCGTCACCGACCAGACCTCCGCCCATGACCCGGTGAACGGCTATCTGCCGCAGGGCTGGACGCTGGAGGAATGGGAGAGCGCCCGCGAAAGCCAGCCGGCCGCCGTCGCCGCAGCCGCGCGCAAGTCGATGCGGGTGCAGGTGGAGGCGATGCTGGCCTTCCACGCCATGGGCATCCCGACCGTCGATTACGGCAACAACATCCGCCAGATGGCGAAGGAGGAGGGGCTGGAGAACGCCTTCGACTTCCCCGGCTTCGTCCCCGCCTATATCCGCCCGCTCTTCTGTCGCGGCGTCGGCCCGTTCCGCTGGGCGGCGCTGTCCGGCGATCCGGAGGACATCCGCAAGACCGACGCCAAGGTGAAGGAGTTGATCCCCGACGATCCGCACCTGCACAACTGGCTCGACATGGCGGCCAAGCGCATCCGGTTCCAGGGCCTGCCCGCCCGCATCTGCTGGGTCGGGCTGGGTCAGCGCCACCGCCTGGGCCTCGCCTTCAACGAGATGGTGAAGTCGGGCGAGCTGAAGGCCCCCATCGTCATCGGCCGCGACCATCTCGACAGCGGATCGGTCGCCAGCCCGAACCGCGAGACGGAGGCGATGAAGGACGGTTCCGACGCCGTGTCGGACTGGCCGCTGCTGAACGCGCTGCTGAACACCGCCAGCGGGGCGACCTGGGTCAGCCTGCACCATGGCGGCGGCGTCGGCATGGGCTTCTCCCAGCATTCGGGCATGGTCATCGTCTGCGACGGCAGCGACGCCGCGGCCAAGCGGATCGAGCGTGTGCTGTGGAACGACCCGGCCACCGGCGTGATGCGCCATGCCGACGCCGGCTATGACATCGCCATCGAGTGCGCCAAGGAGCAGGGGCTGAACCTGCCGTTCCTGAAGTAG
- a CDS encoding GyrI-like domain-containing protein, producing MIETVSYPELTAIGFMVEASPEDLPAAVSAAWERLFAADSGATSFAAVSLPEENGLRRELVGFLAAKATEIPPGMVRVDLAAGRYLRLIHDGPVSAIPDGFARLHAHAAANGMKVSGIALDFGHRPGLPDGRHELHLALSAQLPALG from the coding sequence ATGATCGAAACGGTGAGCTATCCCGAACTGACCGCCATCGGCTTCATGGTCGAGGCCAGCCCGGAAGACCTGCCGGCGGCGGTATCGGCGGCGTGGGAGCGCCTGTTCGCCGCCGACAGCGGGGCGACCTCCTTCGCGGCGGTGTCGCTGCCGGAGGAGAACGGGCTGCGGCGCGAACTTGTCGGCTTCCTGGCGGCCAAGGCGACGGAGATCCCGCCGGGCATGGTCCGCGTCGACCTCGCGGCCGGCCGCTATCTGCGCCTCATCCATGACGGCCCGGTTTCCGCCATCCCGGACGGCTTCGCCCGGCTGCACGCCCACGCCGCGGCGAACGGCATGAAGGTGAGCGGCATCGCCCTCGACTTCGGCCATCGCCCCGGCCTGCCCGACGGTCGCCACGAACTGCATCTGGCCCTGTCGGCGCAGTTGCCGGCCCTGGGGTGA
- a CDS encoding aminotransferase class IV → MTIWLNGRLLPAAEARIDPADRGFTLGDGLFETIRIKDGATRHLPRHLDRLAAGAALLRLPLPYDFPALSRAMAALIAAIGTKDGVLRLTLSRGTGARGVLPPADARPTAMMTAAPAAHMTAPAAAVIARGTRRNEHSPLSRLKSLNYLDSILARQEAAERGADEALLLNGAGRLAESSVANLFLSVGGRLLTPPVADGALPGIRRALILERHGAVEAPLTPDDLARADEAILTNSLGLRPLLSVDGGPVGDGSAGPVLARLLADPDL, encoded by the coding sequence ATGACCATCTGGCTGAACGGCCGCCTGCTGCCCGCCGCCGAGGCGCGGATCGATCCGGCCGATCGCGGCTTCACCCTGGGTGACGGGCTGTTCGAGACCATCCGCATCAAGGACGGCGCAACCCGCCACCTGCCCCGCCATCTCGACCGGCTGGCCGCCGGCGCCGCCCTGCTGCGCCTGCCGCTGCCCTATGATTTTCCGGCGCTGTCGCGGGCGATGGCGGCGCTGATCGCGGCGATCGGCACCAAGGACGGCGTGCTGCGCCTGACCCTGTCGCGCGGCACCGGCGCCCGCGGGGTATTGCCGCCCGCCGACGCCCGCCCGACGGCGATGATGACGGCCGCCCCCGCCGCCCATATGACGGCGCCGGCTGCCGCCGTGATCGCCCGCGGCACCCGTCGCAACGAGCATTCGCCGCTGTCGCGGCTGAAGTCGCTGAACTACCTGGATTCCATCCTGGCCCGGCAGGAGGCGGCGGAACGCGGCGCCGACGAGGCACTGCTGCTGAACGGCGCCGGCCGGCTGGCCGAATCCAGCGTCGCCAACCTGTTCCTGTCGGTCGGCGGCCGGCTGCTGACCCCGCCCGTCGCCGACGGCGCCCTTCCCGGCATCCGCCGCGCCCTGATCCTGGAGCGCCACGGCGCGGTCGAGGCGCCGCTCACCCCCGACGACCTCGCCCGCGCCGACGAGGCGATTCTGACCAACAGCCTGGGCCTGCGCCCGCTGCTGTCGGTGGACGGCGGTCCGGTCGGCGACGGATCCGCCGGCCCGGTCCTCGCCCGGCTGCTGGCCGACCCGGACCTGTAA
- the pabB gene encoding aminodeoxychorismate synthase component I has translation MLTIPIPCGDPAALFRSWAAEPWAMLLDSAAPHPRNGRFSYIVAEPFQTVESIGGRTLVDGAPQPGSPFDALERALAAYPLPSPGPVPFTGGAVGFIGYEAGTALEGLRSRHGNPGGQPDMAFGLYDVVAAFDRETRSAWVVAARPEAEERARRMAARLSVPPPEQSAGPAPVRWRSELARPDYLDRVGRVLEYIRAGDIYQANFTQRFLADVDGTLDAYALYERLRRLSPAPFAAFLNCGPRLRLAGASPERFIRLRADRTIETRPIKGTRPRHADPAADAAAAAELSASIKDRAENLMITDLLRNDLARVSEVGSVKVPVLFGLESFASVHHLVSVVTSRLLPGLGPVDLLRAACPGGSITGAPKIRAMQIIDELEVARRGAYCGSVAWIGFDGAMDSNIVIRTLSVTQDRVIAQAGGGIVADSDPAAEHEEMLVKARAQLRAAGELAEEDVA, from the coding sequence ATGCTGACCATTCCCATCCCCTGCGGCGACCCCGCCGCCCTGTTCCGCTCCTGGGCCGCCGAGCCCTGGGCCATGCTGCTCGACAGCGCGGCGCCCCATCCGCGGAACGGGCGCTTTTCCTATATCGTCGCCGAACCGTTCCAGACCGTCGAGTCCATCGGCGGCCGGACGCTGGTCGATGGCGCCCCGCAGCCCGGCAGCCCCTTCGACGCGCTGGAGCGGGCGCTGGCAGCATATCCCCTGCCCTCCCCCGGCCCGGTCCCCTTCACCGGAGGCGCGGTGGGCTTTATCGGTTACGAAGCCGGAACGGCCCTGGAAGGGTTGCGCTCCCGCCATGGCAATCCGGGGGGCCAGCCGGACATGGCCTTCGGCCTCTACGACGTCGTCGCCGCCTTCGACCGGGAGACGCGGAGCGCCTGGGTCGTGGCCGCCCGGCCGGAGGCGGAGGAGCGCGCCCGCCGCATGGCCGCGCGGCTGTCCGTTCCGCCACCGGAACAATCAGCCGGTCCGGCCCCGGTGCGCTGGCGGTCTGAACTGGCGCGCCCCGACTATCTCGACCGTGTCGGCCGGGTGTTGGAGTATATCCGCGCCGGCGACATCTATCAGGCGAACTTCACCCAACGCTTCCTGGCCGACGTGGACGGAACCCTCGACGCCTATGCGCTGTACGAGCGTCTGCGCCGTCTCAGCCCGGCCCCCTTCGCCGCCTTCCTGAACTGCGGTCCCCGCCTGCGGCTGGCGGGCGCCTCGCCCGAGCGATTCATCCGGCTGCGCGCCGACCGGACCATCGAGACGCGGCCGATCAAGGGCACCCGCCCGCGCCATGCCGACCCCGCGGCCGACGCGGCGGCGGCGGCGGAACTGTCGGCAAGCATCAAGGACCGGGCGGAAAACCTGATGATCACCGACCTGCTGCGCAACGATCTGGCGCGCGTGTCGGAAGTCGGCAGCGTCAAGGTGCCGGTGCTGTTCGGGCTGGAGAGCTTCGCCAGCGTCCACCATCTGGTGTCGGTCGTCACCTCCCGGCTGCTGCCGGGGCTGGGGCCGGTCGATCTGCTGCGCGCCGCCTGCCCCGGCGGCTCCATCACCGGCGCGCCGAAGATCCGCGCCATGCAGATCATCGACGAGCTGGAGGTCGCCCGCCGCGGCGCCTATTGCGGCTCGGTCGCCTGGATCGGCTTCGACGGCGCCATGGACAGCAACATCGTCATCCGCACCCTGTCGGTGACGCAGGACCGCGTCATCGCCCAGGCCGGCGGCGGCATCGTCGCCGATTCCGATCCGGCGGCGGAACATGAGGAAATGCTGGTCAAGGCCCGCGCCCAGCTGCGCGCCGCCGGCGAGTTGGCGGAAGAGGACGTCGCATGA
- a CDS encoding SDR family oxidoreductase: MAATIPPYLSTFSLAGQVALVTGSGRGLGLEIARALAGSGAHVLLNGRDSATLAARVAEIEADGGRASALAFDVADRAAVRDAFARIGREHGRLDVLVQNVGQRNRKPLADLTDDEILALLDVDLASPLILAREAARLMLPRGRGRLIAISSVAGQISRANDSVYASAKAGLNGMVRALAAEYGPLGLTSNAIAPGFFATETNAAIAADPEHGAYFANRTPMRRWGRPEEIAGAAVFLASAAASYVNGHVLVVDGGATILM; encoded by the coding sequence TTGGCCGCGACGATCCCACCCTATCTGTCGACTTTCTCGCTCGCCGGACAGGTGGCGCTCGTCACCGGGTCCGGCCGCGGCCTGGGGCTGGAGATCGCGCGGGCACTGGCCGGGTCGGGGGCGCATGTGCTGCTGAACGGCCGCGACTCCGCGACGCTGGCGGCGCGGGTGGCCGAGATCGAAGCGGACGGCGGACGCGCGTCCGCACTGGCCTTCGACGTGGCGGACCGGGCGGCGGTGCGCGACGCCTTCGCCCGGATCGGGCGGGAGCATGGACGGCTCGACGTGCTGGTCCAGAATGTCGGGCAGCGCAACCGCAAACCGCTGGCCGACCTGACCGACGATGAGATCCTGGCTCTTTTGGACGTCGATCTGGCTTCTCCCCTCATCCTGGCGCGGGAGGCGGCGCGGTTGATGCTGCCGCGGGGCCGGGGCCGTCTGATCGCCATCTCCTCGGTCGCCGGGCAGATCTCGCGGGCGAACGACAGCGTCTATGCCTCGGCGAAGGCGGGGCTGAACGGCATGGTGCGGGCATTGGCCGCCGAATACGGACCGCTCGGCCTGACCAGCAACGCCATCGCGCCCGGCTTTTTCGCGACCGAAACGAATGCGGCCATCGCCGCCGATCCCGAACATGGGGCCTATTTCGCCAACCGCACGCCGATGCGCCGCTGGGGCCGGCCGGAGGAGATCGCCGGGGCGGCGGTTTTCCTGGCATCGGCCGCGGCGTCCTATGTCAACGGCCATGTCTTGGTCGTGGACGGCGGCGCCACCATCTTGATGTGA
- the clpB gene encoding ATP-dependent chaperone ClpB produces the protein MDFGQFTDRARGVIQAAQIAALAERHQQLLPEHLLKALIDEGSGVAARLVRDTGGDPDLLKSATEEQLARAPVQPGASEGPQPLYMSPALAAVLQGAVAAARNGGDRFVTAERLLESLARQSGPLRALFRRAGVDADALAAAADAQRKDHPADAETEKTAGEALARYTRDLTEEARQGRLDPVIGRDDEIRRTIQVLARRTKNNPVLIGEPGVGKTAVVEGLAQRLAAGDVPEGLKDRRVLALDLTALLAGAKFRGEFEERLKSVLSEVQEANGRIILFIDELHTLIGAGRTDGAMDAANMLKPALARGELRCVGATTPDEYRKYIEKDAALARRFQPVTVDEPSVDDAVSILRGIKGKYEVHHGVRIADAAVVAAVNLSARYIGDRRLPDKAIDLVDEAASRLRMAIDSKPEALDAVDRRVAQLKIEREALKAEPDAASQERLHLLEGELAEAEARQSSMEEEWRASQSRRTEGRRLKEELDQARTKLERAQRDGDWAKAGELAYGVVPDLEKRLAEAESRANTERDEVTAKDIGAVVTRWTGIPVERMLEGERQRLKGMEDKLAERVVGQKEAVRAVSKAVRRARAGLKDPSRPTGSFLFLGPTGVGKTELAKALAAFLFDDETAITRLDMSEYMEKHAVSRMIGSPPGYVGYDDGGSLAERIRRRPYQVVLLDEVEKAHPDVLNVLLQALDDGRLTDGQGRTADFRHAILIMTSNLGAEALSALGDDEDMAGVTVEVMDAVRKAFRPEFLNRLDDVLIFRRLGRDQMARIVDIQLARVNERLAERGVTLEADAAAKRRLGDLGWDPAFGARPLKRAIQGLVEDPIAERLLDEEVEGKTTMTLSVVDGRLALDGVVVEEDRAHGFKAPERPPLGFALPPVASTAGSREASVH, from the coding sequence ATGGACTTCGGTCAATTCACCGATCGTGCGCGTGGCGTCATTCAGGCCGCGCAGATCGCCGCCCTTGCCGAGCGGCATCAACAGCTTCTCCCCGAACATCTGCTGAAGGCCCTGATCGACGAGGGCAGCGGCGTGGCGGCGCGCCTGGTGCGCGACACCGGCGGCGATCCCGATCTGCTGAAATCCGCGACCGAGGAACAGCTTGCCCGCGCTCCGGTCCAGCCGGGTGCCAGCGAAGGCCCGCAGCCGCTCTACATGTCGCCGGCGCTGGCCGCCGTTCTGCAGGGCGCCGTCGCGGCGGCGCGCAACGGCGGCGACCGCTTCGTCACCGCCGAACGGCTGCTGGAGAGCCTCGCCCGCCAGAGCGGCCCGCTGCGCGCGCTGTTCCGCCGCGCCGGCGTCGATGCCGACGCGCTGGCCGCCGCCGCCGATGCCCAGCGCAAGGACCATCCCGCCGATGCGGAGACCGAGAAGACGGCCGGCGAGGCGCTGGCCCGCTACACCCGCGACCTGACGGAAGAGGCGCGGCAGGGCCGGCTCGATCCGGTCATCGGCCGTGACGACGAGATCCGCCGCACCATCCAGGTCCTGGCCCGCCGCACCAAGAACAACCCCGTGCTGATCGGCGAGCCCGGCGTCGGCAAGACCGCCGTGGTCGAAGGGCTGGCCCAGCGACTGGCCGCCGGTGACGTGCCGGAAGGGCTGAAGGACCGGCGCGTCCTGGCGCTCGACCTCACCGCGCTGCTGGCCGGCGCCAAGTTCCGCGGCGAGTTCGAGGAACGGCTGAAGTCGGTGCTGAGCGAGGTGCAGGAGGCCAATGGCCGCATCATCCTGTTCATCGACGAGCTGCACACCCTGATCGGCGCCGGCCGCACCGACGGGGCGATGGACGCCGCCAACATGCTGAAGCCCGCGCTGGCGCGCGGCGAGCTGCGCTGCGTCGGCGCCACCACGCCCGACGAGTACCGCAAGTACATCGAGAAGGACGCGGCGCTGGCCCGCCGCTTCCAGCCGGTGACGGTGGACGAGCCGTCGGTGGACGACGCCGTGTCGATCCTGCGCGGCATCAAGGGCAAGTACGAGGTTCACCACGGCGTGCGCATCGCCGATGCGGCGGTGGTCGCGGCGGTGAACCTGTCGGCGCGCTACATCGGCGACCGCCGGCTGCCCGACAAGGCCATCGACCTCGTCGACGAGGCGGCGAGCCGCCTGCGCATGGCCATCGACAGCAAGCCGGAGGCGCTCGACGCCGTCGACCGCCGCGTCGCCCAGCTGAAGATCGAGCGCGAGGCGCTGAAGGCCGAGCCGGACGCCGCGTCGCAGGAACGCCTGCACCTGCTCGAAGGCGAGCTGGCCGAGGCGGAAGCCCGCCAATCCTCGATGGAGGAGGAGTGGCGCGCCTCGCAGTCCCGCCGCACCGAGGGCCGCCGCCTGAAGGAGGAGCTTGACCAGGCCCGCACCAAGCTGGAGCGCGCCCAGCGCGACGGCGACTGGGCCAAGGCCGGCGAGCTTGCCTATGGCGTGGTGCCCGACCTGGAGAAGCGTCTGGCCGAGGCCGAATCGCGCGCCAATACCGAGCGCGACGAGGTGACGGCCAAGGACATCGGCGCCGTCGTCACCCGCTGGACCGGCATCCCGGTCGAACGGATGCTGGAGGGCGAGCGCCAGCGGCTTAAGGGCATGGAGGACAAGCTGGCGGAACGCGTCGTCGGCCAGAAGGAGGCGGTGCGCGCGGTGTCCAAGGCGGTGCGGCGCGCCCGTGCCGGCCTGAAGGATCCCAGCCGCCCGACCGGTTCCTTCCTGTTCCTGGGTCCGACCGGCGTCGGCAAGACCGAGTTGGCCAAGGCTCTGGCGGCTTTCCTGTTCGACGACGAGACGGCGATCACCCGGCTCGACATGTCGGAGTATATGGAAAAGCACGCGGTCAGCCGCATGATCGGCTCGCCGCCGGGCTATGTCGGCTATGACGACGGCGGCTCGCTGGCCGAACGCATCCGGCGCCGGCCCTATCAGGTCGTGCTGCTGGACGAGGTGGAGAAGGCGCATCCCGACGTGCTGAACGTCCTGCTGCAGGCGCTCGACGACGGGCGGCTGACCGACGGGCAGGGCCGCACCGCCGACTTCCGCCATGCCATCCTCATCATGACCTCCAACCTGGGGGCCGAGGCGCTGAGCGCCTTGGGCGACGACGAGGACATGGCCGGCGTGACGGTGGAGGTGATGGACGCGGTGCGCAAGGCCTTCCGGCCGGAATTCCTCAACCGGCTGGACGATGTCCTGATCTTCCGCCGGCTGGGCCGCGACCAGATGGCGCGGATCGTCGACATCCAGCTCGCCCGCGTCAACGAGCGGCTGGCCGAGCGCGGCGTCACCCTGGAGGCCGATGCGGCGGCCAAGCGGCGGCTGGGCGATCTGGGCTGGGATCCCGCCTTCGGCGCCCGTCCGCTGAAGCGGGCCATCCAGGGACTGGTCGAGGATCCGATCGCCGAGCGGCTGCTCGACGAGGAGGTGGAGGGCAAGACCACCATGACCCTGTCGGTGGTCGATGGCCGGCTGGCGCTGGACGGCGTGGTGGTCGAGGAGGACCGCGCGCACGGCTTCAAGGCGCCGGAACGCCCGCCGCTCGGCTTCGCCCTGCCGCCGGTGGCGAGCACCGCCGGCAGCCGGGAGGCGTCGGTCCACTGA
- a CDS encoding LysR family transcriptional regulator, with amino-acid sequence MDGKGSGGMDVRQLRYFLGIVEHGSISRAAEALRVAQPALSLHLKRMEEDFGCQLVLRTARGVVPTESGRRLAQRAAALIESMDGLRDEVRAVEAVPAGPATVGIPTSLGPVLTVPLALAVRRAHPQIRLRVVEGLSGHMLEWVLSGQLDLALVFGAEEMAGLETELVARESLHLVGPVDDPLLRGRSSIPFAEALALPLILPGRPHGVREEVEHAALLARARVTVAMEIDALEQIKALAAEGCGYTVLSERVARYGAVADRLTGLPIVDPQIDRTILLAHAAGRPMPVAARAAHVILRDILAGLTQDGGWR; translated from the coding sequence ATGGACGGCAAGGGTTCCGGCGGGATGGACGTGCGGCAGCTTCGCTATTTCCTGGGCATCGTCGAGCATGGCTCGATCTCCCGCGCGGCGGAGGCGCTGCGGGTGGCGCAGCCGGCGCTCAGCCTGCATCTGAAGCGGATGGAGGAGGATTTCGGCTGCCAGTTGGTCCTGCGCACGGCGCGCGGGGTGGTGCCGACCGAAAGCGGGCGGCGGCTGGCGCAGCGGGCGGCGGCGCTGATCGAGTCGATGGACGGGCTGCGCGACGAGGTGCGCGCGGTGGAGGCGGTCCCCGCAGGTCCGGCGACCGTCGGCATCCCGACCTCGCTGGGGCCGGTGCTGACCGTGCCGCTGGCGCTGGCGGTGCGCCGCGCCCATCCGCAGATCCGGCTGCGGGTGGTGGAAGGGCTGTCCGGCCACATGCTGGAATGGGTGCTGTCGGGGCAGCTCGATCTGGCGCTGGTGTTCGGCGCCGAGGAGATGGCCGGGCTGGAGACGGAGCTGGTGGCGCGGGAAAGCCTGCATCTGGTCGGGCCGGTGGACGACCCGCTGCTGCGCGGCCGCAGCTCCATCCCCTTCGCCGAGGCGCTGGCCCTGCCGCTGATCCTGCCCGGACGCCCCCACGGCGTGCGCGAGGAGGTGGAGCATGCCGCCCTGCTGGCCCGCGCCCGCGTCACCGTCGCCATGGAGATCGACGCGCTGGAACAGATCAAGGCGCTGGCGGCGGAGGGCTGCGGCTATACCGTGCTGTCGGAGCGGGTGGCGCGCTATGGCGCGGTGGCGGATCGCCTGACCGGGCTACCCATCGTCGATCCGCAGATCGACCGCACCATCCTGCTCGCCCATGCCGCCGGCCGGCCGATGCCGGTCGCCGCCCGTGCGGCGCATGTCATCCTGCGCGACATCCTGGCCGGGCTGACGCAGGACGGCGGCTGGCGCTGA
- a CDS encoding OmpA family protein, producing the protein MGTVRVLRPVFAGLALLLACGSLAAATEPTVAPTTTEDFIRALRPDTPPADGKPRTRGLALGTGAAAEPAAPPPAPASPAAAPAPAAAKPKAAPRISFQVEFAFNSAELTPKATGILDELGRALTSPELAAYRFQLTGHTDGVGNPDYNLALSKRRAASVRDYLTRSFGVSPGRLVAIGRGAQQLLDPANPASDANRRVEIVNLGS; encoded by the coding sequence ATGGGGACAGTCAGAGTCTTGCGGCCGGTATTCGCCGGATTGGCGCTGTTGCTGGCATGCGGCAGCTTGGCCGCCGCCACCGAACCGACCGTCGCCCCCACCACGACCGAGGACTTCATCCGCGCCCTACGGCCGGACACGCCCCCGGCCGACGGGAAGCCCAGGACCCGCGGCCTCGCGCTCGGCACCGGCGCCGCCGCGGAACCGGCGGCACCCCCGCCGGCGCCCGCCTCCCCCGCTGCCGCTCCCGCTCCCGCCGCCGCGAAGCCGAAGGCCGCACCGAGGATCAGCTTCCAGGTGGAGTTCGCCTTCAACTCGGCGGAGCTGACGCCGAAGGCCACCGGCATCCTCGACGAGCTGGGCCGCGCCCTGACCTCGCCGGAGCTCGCCGCCTACCGCTTCCAGCTGACCGGCCACACCGACGGTGTCGGCAACCCCGATTACAACCTCGCCCTGTCGAAGCGGCGTGCCGCCTCGGTGCGCGATTACCTGACCCGGAGCTTCGGCGTGTCGCCCGGCCGGCTGGTGGCGATCGGCCGCGGAGCCCAGCAGCTGCTCGACCCCGCCAACCCGGCCAGCGACGCCAACCGCCGGGTGGAAATCGTCAATCTCGGTTCCTGA